Part of the Methanomassiliicoccales archaeon genome is shown below.
CCAGGTCAGCTGAATTGACGGCTAGATCTTGCGCGATGCTCGGCAATGCCGGCACTAGCATAGTCTCGACGAATATAGTCAGAAGGCCCAGGATGGCCATTATCATGATGAGGAACAGATCATGCTTCTCTTTGCATCTTGAATCAACAAAATCCTGATGATTATTACTCTGCAAACTATCCATCCAGTCTACTCTGTGATGGAAGGGGTGCAATTTCAGAACCATATATCAAATTAACGGTCTGATTATAATTCAGTAATACTATATATAATTAGAAAGAATTACACTCAGTTTAGACCCAGTTTCAAATCATCACTTTTTATTCTATAGCATGTTCAACTCAGTGAGGGATCATGGGAACGATAGGTCCGTCACTTGATAGGGCGGTGTTCACCACTGGCCGGTTGCGCCTCCGACCAATGACGATGGAGGACGCGAAGGCCATGTACCACATCAAGTCCGACCCGCTGGTCACCGAGGGTTACGGTCTGAACCCGCATCAAAGGCCGGAGGAGACCGCGGCCTGGGTGGAAAGATGCGTGGCCGATCGAGGACAAGGTACGGCCCTGACCTGGGCCATCGAACTGAAAGAAAAGGGCTGCGTCATCGGCGAATGCTGCCTCTGGAACATCGATCAAGGTTCGCATCGCGCCGAGCTTGGTTATGAGCTGCATCACGCGCAATGGGGGAAGGGGCTGATGGTCGAAGCGCTGAGCCCCGTCCTGAACTTCGCCTTCGCTGATATGGAACTTCATCGAGTGGAAGCGTTCCCATTGGCAACCAACCGCCCATCCATCAGCATCCTGCAGAAGCTATCCTTCGTCTATGAAGGCACTTACCGCCAACGGGTCCTCGTGAACCAAGGATATGTCGACCAATTGATCTTCGCCCTGCTCGAGGGCGACTAGAAGGAATCTTGATTACAAGGCCGAGAACTAAGGACAATGACCAACGTAGACCATTCAAGGTGAAAGACGATGAAGGTATATCATTTCATGACGGAAATGGGGACCATGGGCTTGGCCGGAAACGAAAAGGGGATCACTGCCGTCTATCTGCCTGGCGAGATGGCGCCCATGAATGGCGTAGAGGAGGAGACGCCCTTGTTGAAAGAGACCGCCAAGCAGATCAAGGAATACCTTTCTGGAAAAAGGAAGGGGTTCACCGTCCCGTTGGCTTTAGAAGGGACGGAGTTCTCCCGCCAGGTCTGGGAGGCCCTACGGAAGATACCTTACGGCCAGACACGCAGCTATGGTGAGGTGGCGGCCATGATCGGCAGGCCCGGAGCGGCCCGCGCCGTAGGCCAGGCCAACAACCGGAACCCCCTATCCATCATGATCCCCTGCCACAGAGTGATCGGCGCCGACGGGAAGCTGGTCGGCTTCGTTGCAGGCCTGAAGATTAAACAGCAGCTCCTGGAACTGGAGAAGCGACATGCTCGCTCTTGAGTACGGCCGTAAGGAACTGGACCATCTCCGTAAAAGGGACCGGAGGTTGGGCCAGGTCATCGACCGCGTCGGCATGATCGAGACCGAGCTGTCCCCCGACCTCTTCTCCGCCCTGGTGAACAGCATCGTCTGCCAGCAGATATCCGGAAAAGCGGCGGATACGGTCTGGGGTAGGGTGAAGGAGCGTTTCGGAGATATAACGCCGGAGCGCTTCTTCGCCGCCTCCATCCAGAACATACAGACCTGCGGGATGTCCTTCCGCAAGGCCGAGTACGTCCGAGGCATCGCCGAGGCCTGCGTGCAAGGGAACCTCGACCTGGAGGCGTTGAACGATCTTTCAGATGAAGAGGTCATCAAGCGCCTGAGCGCGCTGCGGGGCGTTGGCATCTGGACGGCCGAGATGATGCTAATATTCTCGCTGCAGCGCCCGGACGTGGTGAGCTGGAGCGACCTGGCCATCAGGCGGGGGATGACGGTCCTCTACGGTCTTGATAAACTGGATAAGGACGATTTCGAAAGGTACCGGAAGCGGTATTCGCCATACGGGTCGATAGCCTCTCTTTACCTTTGGAAGATCTCTCACGAGTGATCTTCGGCCATTCCGTCGAACCTGAAGCGCACCCGCTACGCTCTGGATACGGGTCCGACACGATTTGAGACGGCCGTTAATTTCAGGGTTATATAATTATCGTTAAGTACGAATACGTCCATACAGGAACCTTATGGCAATGTCCAAGAAGGATATGCAGAAGCAAAAGAAGAAGAACGAAGAGAAGAAGGCCGCTGCCGCCGACAAGGCTGCCCCGTCCAAAGGCAAGAAGAGATAAGCCCTTCTCCGAACGTTCCTTTTCGGCCATTCTAATGGCCACAAGTCCTTACCCCACTGGGGGTCACAACCTCATTTTTCCCATTTTCTTAATGTTCCCCAGAGGATGCTCCGCCCAGAGGCAGCGGTTTATATTCCCCGACCGATACGGTTCCGAATGCCCGCCAGTCCCATCATCGAGATGCATAATATGCGCGTGACCAAAGGTTCGGCCATCCTGTTGAAGGGCGTGGACCTGACCATCAGGGAGGGCGAACGACTGGTGGTCCTCGGACCGAACGGTTCCGGGAAATCTTCCCTCATAAAGACCATGATGGGCGAGCACCGGCACGACACCTCGGTCGAGGGGGCCTTCGTCAAGCTGAGGGGGACGGACCTTTGGAACCTGTTCGACGTGAGGAAGGCCTTCGGTCTGGTCTCCGCCGAGCTGCAGACGGACTTCACCAGGGACATGGAATGCCTGGACGTGGTCGTTTCCGGCTTCTTCGGTTCCCTGGGAACGAACAGGTCGCAGGAGGTATCTCCAAAGATGACCGAACGGGCCATGACCAACCTGGCCTCCATCGGTTCCGAGCATCTCGCCGAACGGAGGTTCCATACGCTCTCCACCGGGGAGGCCCGCCGGGTCCTCATGGCCCGGGCGCTGGTGAACTCGCCGGTAGCGCTCATACTGGACGAACCGATGAGCTCCCTGGACCTCATCGGCAAACAGCTGGTGCGCCAGGCCATTCGTTCTCTGGCCCAGCAAGGGCGCACCCTGGTGCTGGTCACCCACGACCCCTCGGACATCGTGCCGGAGATGGACCGCGTGGTCATGGTCAAGGATGGGACCATCTTCAGGGACGGAGGCATGGACCTGCTCAACGAGGGGAACCTCTCCGCCCTGTTCGAAGGGCCTATAGGTCTGACCCATATCGAGGGAAGGTATTTTGCCTGGCCCAGGGACCAGGAGCAACGATCTGCGGAGCGACCGGATTAGACCCATAACAGGCACGGACGTTCCGAGCTCGAAAAATCATCCCGAGGTACGGCAGCGGTTAGTGGTGATTTC
Proteins encoded:
- a CDS encoding GNAT family N-acetyltransferase, translating into MGTIGPSLDRAVFTTGRLRLRPMTMEDAKAMYHIKSDPLVTEGYGLNPHQRPEETAAWVERCVADRGQGTALTWAIELKEKGCVIGECCLWNIDQGSHRAELGYELHHAQWGKGLMVEALSPVLNFAFADMELHRVEAFPLATNRPSISILQKLSFVYEGTYRQRVLVNQGYVDQLIFALLEGD
- a CDS encoding methylated-DNA--[protein]-cysteine S-methyltransferase; protein product: MTEMGTMGLAGNEKGITAVYLPGEMAPMNGVEEETPLLKETAKQIKEYLSGKRKGFTVPLALEGTEFSRQVWEALRKIPYGQTRSYGEVAAMIGRPGAARAVGQANNRNPLSIMIPCHRVIGADGKLVGFVAGLKIKQQLLELEKRHARS
- a CDS encoding DNA-3-methyladenine glycosylase; the protein is MLALEYGRKELDHLRKRDRRLGQVIDRVGMIETELSPDLFSALVNSIVCQQISGKAADTVWGRVKERFGDITPERFFAASIQNIQTCGMSFRKAEYVRGIAEACVQGNLDLEALNDLSDEEVIKRLSALRGVGIWTAEMMLIFSLQRPDVVSWSDLAIRRGMTVLYGLDKLDKDDFERYRKRYSPYGSIASLYLWKISHE
- a CDS encoding ATP-binding cassette domain-containing protein is translated as MPASPIIEMHNMRVTKGSAILLKGVDLTIREGERLVVLGPNGSGKSSLIKTMMGEHRHDTSVEGAFVKLRGTDLWNLFDVRKAFGLVSAELQTDFTRDMECLDVVVSGFFGSLGTNRSQEVSPKMTERAMTNLASIGSEHLAERRFHTLSTGEARRVLMARALVNSPVALILDEPMSSLDLIGKQLVRQAIRSLAQQGRTLVLVTHDPSDIVPEMDRVVMVKDGTIFRDGGMDLLNEGNLSALFEGPIGLTHIEGRYFAWPRDQEQRSAERPD